The window TGTTGGTGGTCCAAGATTGGGGCGGTATTCTGGGTCTCACATTGCCCATGGTCATGCCCGAGCGCTTTTCGGGTTTGCTGGTCATGAACACCATCTTGACCACCGGCGAAGAACCGTTGTCAGAAGGTTTCTTGAGTTGGCGTGCTTGGTGCAAAGCCAACCCAGACTTTGATGTTGGCAAACTTTTGGGGCGAGGCAATCGACACTTGTCTGCCAGCGAAATATCAGCCTACAACCGTCCCTTTACTGACAAAGGCCACAGAGCTGCATTGCATGCTTTCCCGCCCATGGTGCCAGAACATGTCGACAGCCCTGGTGCCAGCATTGCACGCCAAGCTGCTGAGTTTTGGCAACATCAATGGCAAGGACAATCATTGATGGCCATCGGCATGCAAGATCCTGTATTGGGTGAATCCGTCATGCGTGCTCTGCGCCAGAAGATTCGAAATTGCCCCGAGCCCATGCTGTTGCCAGAAGCAGGGCATTTCGTTCAAGAACATGGACAATCCATTGCTGAAGCTGCTGTTCAGCTTTTCAAATATAACAAGACATGAGCCACATCTACATTTTTTCACCGTCCAGTGCGGTTCGCGACAAAGCAGCATTCAAGAGAGGTGTGAAGCGCCTTCAAGCACAAGGTCATCAAGTCGACATTGATGCAGATGCGCTGAGCAGCAGCATGCGCTTTGCGGGTGATGATGAAACACGCCTCAACGCCATTACGCGTGCGGCGGCCAGTGGCGCTGACATTGCCATGATTTCTCGGGGTGGTTATGGGCTTACAAGACTTCTAACGCAGCTGCCCTATAAGGCCATCGCCAAGGCCATCGACAAAGGCACGCAGTTTGTCGGTTTGAGCGACTTCACAGCCTTCCAATTGGCTGTCTATGCCAAAACGCAGCGAATTACATGGCAAGGCCCTGCCTTGGGTGAAGACTTTGGGCCAGAGCATGAGCCCGATGACATCATGCAAGCTTGTTTTGATGATTTGTGTTTGGAACAAGGGGAGGGCACCGGCTGGCGATTTCCTGCCGATGAGCTCACCAAACCTGTCAAAGTCAACAATGCCGATTTGTGGGGTGGCAATTTAGCGGTCCTTACCTCCTTGTTGGGCACACCTTATTTCCCCACCGTTAAAGGCGGTGTTTTGTTTTTAGAAGATGTGGGCGAACATCCATACAAAGTTGAGCGCATGCTGACGCAGTTGTTCAATGCGGGTGTACTTCAGCAGCAGAAGGCCATTGTGTTTGGACAATTCACCGCCTACAAATTGGTCTCACACGACAAAGGTTTTAAATTGAAAACAGTGATAGACCGCTTGCGTTTGCAATTGAAGATTCCCGTTTTGACAGGCTTGCCTTTTGGCCACGTGCCCACCAAAGTCCTCTTGCCCATCGGTGCCAAAGTTGATTTGGCCACGGAAGGACGCGATGCCTTCTTGGTTTGGGGACACATCTGATGGCGCAAAATATTCGATGGAACCGTTGGCTTTTGAGATCACTTTTGGCCATTGTCTTGTTGGCATTACTGGGCTTTGGCGCTTTTCAAATTTACGTCCTGAAGTCCATTGCCCCTTTGAATGGCCATGCGCAACTGATCGGCTTATCTGCTGCCGTAGAGATCAAACGCGATGCATCTGATGTGACGCACATCCACGCGCAGAATCCTATCGATGCGTGGCGCGCCATTGGCTATGTCCATGCGCAAGAAAGAGGTTGGCAATTGGCCTTCAATCGGCAGGTGATGCATGGTGAATTGTCTGAATGGCTTGGAGAGCCCAGCTTGGAAACAGACAAATTAATGCGCACACTGGGGATCATCAAAGCCGCTCAAGCCCAATTTGACAAGTTGCCTCTGAACACACAAAAAGCCCTAGAAGCTTATGCGCAAGGTGTTCAATCAGGCTACGCCAGTGCCCAATGGCGAGCGCCAGAATTCCTCATTCTCGGTATCAATCCCAGCAAAGACATGAAGCCCTGGACAGCCGTTGACAGTGTCGGTTGGGCCCTCATGATGGCTTTGGATTTGGGCGGTAACTGGGGCAATGAATTTGCACGTTTGATGGCGCTGCAAACACTCAGCACCGATGAACTTTGGACTTTGCTACCGCCATATCCTGGGGAGGCCAGGGGCACGAAAGTTGACATTGCGGCGCTCTATCAAAACTTGGGCGTCTACGCCAAGCCATCGACACCTCAAGCCACCGCAATGGCCAATCAACAGCTGTTGGCTTCTAGCACTCTTGACATTGGGGTGTTAGAAGGCAAGGGCAGTAACAACTGGGTACTACCAGGTCACAACACCCAATCTGGTTTGCCCTTGCTCGCCAATGATCCCCACCTAGGCTTAAGTGCGCCTGCCGTTTGGTATTTTGCAGGCTTGCATGCGCCCGCAGGCAAATTGCCAGATGGTCAAACGCACGATGAATTGAATGTGGTTGGCGCCACTTTGCCAGGATTGCCATTTGTTGTTTTGGGCCGAACTCAAAAAGCAGCTTGGGGTTTTACCAATACGGGTCCTGACGTCCAGGATTTATTTTTGGAAGCACTGGAGGGTAAAGACAGCTACAGAACACCTTCAGGACAACAGACTTTTGAAACTCGTAACGAGGTGATGAAAGTCAAAGGGAAGGGCGATGTTGCCATTCAAGTGAGGTCCACACGCCATGGTCCTGTCATCTCTGACGTTCAACCTGCCTACGCTCAATTTTTAAACAAAGACAAATATGCCATTGCCATTCGATGGTCGGCATTGGACCCGGACAACCAAACCATCGTTGCAGGCATGGAAGCCAACTTTGCAAAGTCAGTTGCCGATTTGCGCAAAGCTTTTTCTAAGAATCATTCACCCATGCAAAATGTGGTGATGGCGGATGCCAACGGGCATGTGCTTTTCAAGGCTGCTGGCAAAGTGCCAGTGCGTGCTTCAAGCAACGATTTGAACGGCATGGTGCCTGCACCTGGCTGGCTTGCGCAATACGATTGGCAATCTTGGATTCCTTATGACCAAACGCCTGAAGTTTCACAATCAGACATTGAAAAAAGAGGATGGCATGCGACAGCCAACCAAAAGATTTTGCCCCCAGGCTATGCGCAATTCTTAACCAACGACTGGACGGGTCCTGAGCGTTTTGATCGCATTGCACAACTCTTGTCATCAGGTACAAAGTTAGATGCCAACACAATGAAAAGCATTCAGGCGGATGTGCATTCATTGGCGGCCGATCGCTTGTTGCCATACCTTCAAACTTTGACCTCACAACATGTCAAGGCAGCAGAAGCCTTGCCTTTGCTCAAGTCCTTCAAAGGTGACATGTCGCGTGATTCAGCAGGCGCTTTGATCTACGCTGTTTGGATTGACGAGGTGACCCGCGCCATTCTGGTTCCCAAATTGGGTGAGACTCGTTTCAAAGCATTGTTTGGCAAACGCTCATTCCGTCCAGCCGTTGAAGGCATTTTGGCGACGCAAGATCAATCATGGTGCGGCGTGGCCGGCTGCCAGGCCTTGATGAACAAAGCGCTTGATACAGCTTTGGACAAAATTGTCACCATGCAAGGTGACAAGGTTTCTGCCTGGAACTGGGGACGCGCACACCCAGCACTGAGTTCTCACAGACCTTTTGGCAACGTCAAAGTTTTAGCGGGCTTCTTTGATGTTGTGGGGCCCAGTGGCGGCGATGGCTTTACGGTTAATGTGGGACAGTACTGGACAAATAGCGCCACATTGCCATTTGCCACACGGCATGCGGCCTCCATGCGTGCTGTCTACGATTTGGCCAATCTGGACGAGTCGGGTTTCATTTATCAGACGGGTCAAAGTGGCCATCCATTTTCCTCGCGCTATCAGGACATGAAAGATGAATGGGGCCAAGTGAAGTACCGTCCATTGAGGATGACAACTGCGGGTCCTACGCAAGTTCTGCACTTAACGCCTTGAATGACAGAAGGCCCTGAAAAGTGCCATTGTTATTTGGGGTGAGTAATTCTATTGAATAGCTGCTGATTGGCTTTATGATCCATTTACTATACTTAACATAATATACATCGTATGAAGTTAATAAGATGTATGAATGCCGATCTAGGGCTTGAAGATCAGCTCAATCACCCAACCCAAATGGCTTACTGACTCTTCTTATCAGTTTTGACTTGATTCATTGCCTTGGAGATGATTTCCAACGCATCCGGACGATTGCCTTGCTTTGCGAAATCCAAAGCCGTTAAGCCAAGTTGGTTCTTAACTTGAATATCAGCACCTTCATCAATCAACAACTGCGTTGCTTTCGCTGAGCCATAACGTGCAGCCATCATCAAAGGCGTCGTGCCATTTGGTGATTCCGCATCGATATATGCACTTTCTTCAAGCAAAAGTTGAATCAATTCAACATGTCCGCCAGTTGCAGCGTAATGCAGTGGCGTCCAGCCTGGCTGGTTGATATCGGCTTGCTTCGATATTAACAACTTGGCCAAGGCAAGATGGCCTTTGAGGCAAGCCAGCATCAATGCCGTTTCGCCATGCACATTGCGAACATTGACGTTGATCTTGGGATGGCGAACCAAAACTTCTGCGCTGGTGAATGCGCCGACATTCAACGCGTTGAGCAATGCGGGTTCCGCTTTTAAATTGACTGTATTGGGATCAAAACCCCGGCTCAATAAGCTAGAAACAACTTTAACTTGGTCGTTTTGGATGGCAATGAAAAAGTCCTCATAGGACCCCGCAGCTGACAAGGCAGAAAATGCTGAAAATCCAATAAAAACAATATACTTTTTTACTTTATTAAAGTTATTTATGACAAATACAGGGGTCATGATGTCGCTTTAATTTTAGTAAAAAGGCGATCAAAATTGTGACTGGTCAACTCGCCCATTGCTTCAGGTGACATGCCGCGCAACTCAGCCAGCAATTTGGCCACAAAAGGCACATAAGACGGATTATTGG is drawn from Limnohabitans sp. 103DPR2 and contains these coding sequences:
- a CDS encoding LD-carboxypeptidase, with the translated sequence MSHIYIFSPSSAVRDKAAFKRGVKRLQAQGHQVDIDADALSSSMRFAGDDETRLNAITRAAASGADIAMISRGGYGLTRLLTQLPYKAIAKAIDKGTQFVGLSDFTAFQLAVYAKTQRITWQGPALGEDFGPEHEPDDIMQACFDDLCLEQGEGTGWRFPADELTKPVKVNNADLWGGNLAVLTSLLGTPYFPTVKGGVLFLEDVGEHPYKVERMLTQLFNAGVLQQQKAIVFGQFTAYKLVSHDKGFKLKTVIDRLRLQLKIPVLTGLPFGHVPTKVLLPIGAKVDLATEGRDAFLVWGHI
- a CDS encoding penicillin acylase family protein, with product MRSLLAIVLLALLGFGAFQIYVLKSIAPLNGHAQLIGLSAAVEIKRDASDVTHIHAQNPIDAWRAIGYVHAQERGWQLAFNRQVMHGELSEWLGEPSLETDKLMRTLGIIKAAQAQFDKLPLNTQKALEAYAQGVQSGYASAQWRAPEFLILGINPSKDMKPWTAVDSVGWALMMALDLGGNWGNEFARLMALQTLSTDELWTLLPPYPGEARGTKVDIAALYQNLGVYAKPSTPQATAMANQQLLASSTLDIGVLEGKGSNNWVLPGHNTQSGLPLLANDPHLGLSAPAVWYFAGLHAPAGKLPDGQTHDELNVVGATLPGLPFVVLGRTQKAAWGFTNTGPDVQDLFLEALEGKDSYRTPSGQQTFETRNEVMKVKGKGDVAIQVRSTRHGPVISDVQPAYAQFLNKDKYAIAIRWSALDPDNQTIVAGMEANFAKSVADLRKAFSKNHSPMQNVVMADANGHVLFKAAGKVPVRASSNDLNGMVPAPGWLAQYDWQSWIPYDQTPEVSQSDIEKRGWHATANQKILPPGYAQFLTNDWTGPERFDRIAQLLSSGTKLDANTMKSIQADVHSLAADRLLPYLQTLTSQHVKAAEALPLLKSFKGDMSRDSAGALIYAVWIDEVTRAILVPKLGETRFKALFGKRSFRPAVEGILATQDQSWCGVAGCQALMNKALDTALDKIVTMQGDKVSAWNWGRAHPALSSHRPFGNVKVLAGFFDVVGPSGGDGFTVNVGQYWTNSATLPFATRHAASMRAVYDLANLDESGFIYQTGQSGHPFSSRYQDMKDEWGQVKYRPLRMTTAGPTQVLHLTP
- a CDS encoding ankyrin repeat domain-containing protein, with translation MTPVFVINNFNKVKKYIVFIGFSAFSALSAAGSYEDFFIAIQNDQVKVVSSLLSRGFDPNTVNLKAEPALLNALNVGAFTSAEVLVRHPKINVNVRNVHGETALMLACLKGHLALAKLLISKQADINQPGWTPLHYAATGGHVELIQLLLEESAYIDAESPNGTTPLMMAARYGSAKATQLLIDEGADIQVKNQLGLTALDFAKQGNRPDALEIISKAMNQVKTDKKSQ